The Primulina eburnea isolate SZY01 chromosome 18, ASM2296580v1, whole genome shotgun sequence genome segment cattagctaccatccgctCAAAGCTAATGTAGTAGCAGACACATTGAGTAGAAAGACAGTAGTTATTACCGAATTATCGCTTTAGAGACCATTATAGTCTGAGATTCAGCGGTTCGAGCTGGCCGTATATGCTAAGGGTGAGACCCCTAATCTTTTTACCATGACAGTTTAGTCGACTTTAAGATATAGAATCCGAGAGAGGCAGTCTtctgatgagcagttgcaaaaTGGAGACTAGGAGATGAAGCTAAGGGTCGGAAGTTGTATTCCGAGGAGGATGACATACTTCGATATCGAGATCGACTttgggttcctagtgacgattctTTGAGAGAAGTCGTTATGAAATAAGCTCATAATACTCCGTACTCCATTCATTCTGGGTGCaagaagatgtataaagatctgcacttattgtattggtggccgagCATAAAGCGAGACATCttacgttttgtatccgagtgtttgacataCCAACAAGTTAAAGCCGAGCATAAGAGGCCAACCTGAAATCTTAAGCCACTTCCTATTCCCTAGTGGAAACGGGAAaatattaccatggattttgtggtgAGATTGCCAAAGACTATTAAGGGATTCAAtgtcatttgggtgatagttgatcgtcttacgaaatcagtgCACTTTCTACCTATCAAGACAACATATGCAGAgctatatattcgagagatagtctGACTGCATGGGATTTCAGTGTCTATTCTTTCTGACTGAGATCCGAGGTTCACATCATCTTTCTCGAAGAGTCTATATGCAACGATGAGGACAAAGTTGTTATTTAGTACAACAATAGATGGGGACAAAGTTGTTATTCGGACAAACTTATTATGAGGTTCATAGGTacgttcgagattttggagaaGATTGGAAAATTAGCCTATAGAGTGGCGTTGCCACCGATGCTAGCTGGAgtacataatgtgtttcacatCTCGATACTGCGAAAGTACATATCGAACCCTTTACATGTACTAAATTATGAGCATCTGCAGTTAACTCCGAATATatcatatgaggaaagaccttTACAAATTTTAGGTAGACAAGAAAGAAGACTTCGAAACAAAGTTATTCAAAttgtcaaagtcaagtggctaaatCACTCAGAGAAAGTCTTATTTTGATTTTGACATTTTTCATTTCGGGGTTTTTAACCCTGATCAGAAAAAAGTCAGATAAACTTTCTAGTTATGAATCAGATATAGAAATACTGGGCGATGCTTGATTACAATTTCGAATCCGTCGTTACATGTTTGTTCAAAATTTATTGATTTCTATTTAGTTAgtaaaagaagaaaaattataattattgttaaatttaaaataacgaAAATTCCAGGGGTGTGATTGCTGAATTCAAATTCCAATTGGCCAGTtctgtaattttattttaattttctccATGTTTTCCATTCAGTCAGCGTCGTCCCAATTCCTGGCGAAACTATGCAACCTCTGATCTGAGTCAACTCGATCGTATCATTGTTGCGAAGCCAATCCCCCGAATCTCTGTAAGTATGTACAATTCTTGCAGCGATTTCATTTCACTTGTGTTGGTTTGGGAATGAATTGATTTACTTTGTTCGATCCAtcaaattttgtttttgtttttgtttttttggtcCATTGAGCAGAGCAGCTGGAGGAAAATGAGCGAGATTTTTGAAGGATATGAGAGGCAGTATTGTGAGCTATCCACGAATTTGTCAAGGAAATGTAACTCTGCCGCTGCTCTTCCCGATGGAGGTACTTTAATTTTGTAGTCATTGAATTTAGGGTTTAGACCTTAATCTGTTCCTTTTGATCATACGCAGTTGAGTAAACGctgtttttttaattattttttcctTTCCAAATGATATTTATTTGGTTTGCTAACTTTCAGCCTCGATCTATTTCGTGTTGATATTTGTGTTAGAATTTCTCGGAAATCTTTGCTACTGTCAGCTTATGCGGAATAGTTAGAGTGATCTAAGATATGAATATTGGTTTGCTCTTGTAACACAGTCTGTTTTGAATGATCTTGTTTGTAACTTGAAATTTACTTGTAACTCGTGTTTTTCAAGTAGTATAAAGGTTCTTAACGGATAAGTCGTAGCCGTAGGTGTCATTTCATTAGCAAGATCCTTGTGGATTTAATGCAAAGAATGATGTGCCAATGAATTTAGATCCAATGGACTCCAAGATTTGGCGCTTGATCAATCTAAATCCTTGGATTGAGTTGAAAATAAAGAATGGATATagatttttaatcatattaattaaaatatttagttgTTCCAACAAGTTGGAAAATCAATAGACTCATTGTTAGGTATAAAATTTATGTCAGGCTACCTTCCACAAGCTGAAACTTTTGTGAGAAATgttttttaacatgttattgTAGTCAAAGCTCACAGCCGTAAAGCATCTGCTGTGTAAATTGGTCTTGGGTGCATATTGATAACTCATTTGTTATGTTCCGTGAGTTCAAATATTTGCGAGATGTGGTTTCCAACACTCACTAAGTTGGCAACATCAAAATTGCTTGTAAGCTACATGGGAATTCCAAGATTATGTTTTATAAAGATATATGGCTTTTAAATGAAATTGGTTATCTTTATTAGGATGTGATTGGAACCCGGTGGTCTGTGAACAAAATGATGAATATTGTGAAAGTTGGATTGATTGGGGTGTGGAATTAATCCTTTAATTGTCCTCAAAGATCACCTCAATCTTTGATTACAATTCATGTGCAGCTTTTCCCATGCCCATATGCTTTTGGCTGGTAGTTATTATTATTGCTGCTTATTGGTAAATTTATTacttgaaatttgaaaaagtGGGTTCAATAATAGGCTGATAGGGGCATTAATTCGAGGCAGATAATTTAATGTCTGTTGTGGAGTCACTAGAACTTACGTTTTTGAAAGGGcttagattatatatatatatatatatatatatatatatatatatatatatatatatatatatagacacacacacatatatatttaaaaaatttagaggCCAATGGTTGATATCTAGAATGTTTACTTTTCAAAGAAATATGTTAAATGCAGTCTGTGTGGGCTAATTTATAACTATTCTCATGTTGGCATTTAAAATTTCTGTTTTGTCGGTTGCTAATAGTTTTTGACTGTGGCGATGCTGGTTGACTatctttttgaattttttttattatttctggTTTGTGGAGAATGGTAATGGCGTTACTGTGATCTGCAGAGAAAAAGAAACAGGAGGTTGCTGAACTCCAAGCTGGATTGGATGATGCGGATGTTCTGGTAGTACTCAAGCTTCATATTTTTCAAGTTGCTGCAATATTTAGTTTCTTTGAGTAACAATTTTATTTTGCTTTCATATATGCTGATATGTTTGTTTTATCAGACTCGAAAAATGGATCTTGAGGCCAGAAGTTTGCAGCCAAGCTTGAAAGCTTCACTTCTTGCTAAGCTTAGGGAATATAAAGCCGATCTGAATAAGCTGAAAAGGGAAGTGAAGAAATTGACACTGCTTAATTCTAATCAGCCTTCTAATGAAGATTTAGAATCTGGAATGGCTGGTGCACACACGGTATGCATATTTCACGTGCCCCTATCTTTCTAGATCTTTCATTGATTGTTTTCGTCAGTCCCTGTAGCTATTCCATTGGTCACTTCGGATTCAATCTATCaagaataacaaaattttaaCAGGCTTCTGCAAATCAAAGGGACAGATTGGCAATGTCAACTGAGAGGCTAAACCAATCAACCGACAGATTAACAGAGAGTCGAAGAGCTGCGCTGGAGACCGAACAGCTTGGCGTCTCAATCCTTGAAGATTTGCATCAGCAACGTGAAACTCTTTTACACTCTCACAAGAAGGCATGTTACACACACCATTTTGATAATGTCTATACAGCCATCTAACTTTTCTTTTGTGGATTCAACGATTCGTTCTGATCCTTCTGTGCAGAACATCTTCAACTTAATCTTGTTTCTTCGATCTCCTTTTCGTATCTAAGAGATGGTAGTTCTAATTGATTTCTTTCCATTTGCAGCTTTCCGATGTAGATAGTGCGATTGACAAGAGCAAGAAGGTGTTGACTTCCATGTCTAGAAGGATCAGCCGGAATAAGTGGATTGTTGGTTCCATAATTGCTGCCCTTATCTTTGCCATAATCATTGTCCTGTACCTAAAAATTTTTCATTGATGCGTGACAAGTTTCTTCTGGCATGTATCAAACACTTTCTGTGAAGCAATTTCGATCCGAAATCGGGTTTGATTCGTGTGAAGACATGCTACTTCTTAGTCGTACAGAATGCTACATCTTACTTATTGATTATACTGTCTTTTAATGAGTTGCAATTACAGCCAAATCCCAAACCTGAATTCCTTTATGCAACGTTTTGGTGTGAAAGACAGTGCATGCTAATAGGGGCGCAACTAATCGTTTTTAAACTTTTCTATATACTAGTAGCAAAGCATATGCAACGCACAACTTGAGTGTACTATGAATATTGATCGTAAAATTTCAAATCAATGTATGCACATAATATTTtcacaaattattcaataattaatattatttcacaaattattcaataattaatattatttcacagtttatttatcatttcAAACAACTATGTTTTAATTATTCAATATTTTTCTTGTTAGATTTTTAAATCATTCAAtatgtttttaaatattttttttaaattttttctgtTTCTTTGttcaattaaattaatcaatctCATTTTCATGTTTTTTCCACCATCGTATTTGatgtttattttatctatttcaTATTTGTCTTGTTTTTTCTTATgaacttattttttatttgaatcgTTCACACTCCCGGACTTGCTTCattttatttcatttgttttttCGAAGTCTCACACTCTCACTTAATTTCTCTGCATCTTTCACCGCTATTAACAACACATCATTGTCCTTAGACACTAATTTGTCTAATTTGAAATGAAACTTGTGATGTAACTCATTTG includes the following:
- the LOC140820078 gene encoding vesicle transport v-SNARE 12-like, which translates into the protein MSEIFEGYERQYCELSTNLSRKCNSAAALPDGEKKKQEVAELQAGLDDADVLTRKMDLEARSLQPSLKASLLAKLREYKADLNKLKREVKKLTLLNSNQPSNEDLESGMAGAHTASANQRDRLAMSTERLNQSTDRLTESRRAALETEQLGVSILEDLHQQRETLLHSHKKLSDVDSAIDKSKKVLTSMSRRISRNKWIVGSIIAALIFAIIIVLYLKIFH